One genomic region from Lycorma delicatula isolate Av1 chromosome 9, ASM4794821v1, whole genome shotgun sequence encodes:
- the LOC142330459 gene encoding uncharacterized protein LOC142330459, whose product MVRFGFLHGIFLKAPPEGEIRPLAENLGANITKSIPDLPPVGPISPYLAQQSPDGRAYVSIKRIPERGIFCYMAVTPDISFEASAQRKKPDEGGH is encoded by the exons ATGGTACGGTTTGGATTTCTTCACGGGATATTTTTAAAAGCGCCACCGGAAGGAGAAATACGACCATTAGCAGAAAATCTT GGTGCAAACATTACTAAAAGTATTCCTGATTTACCGCCTGTTGGCCCAATATCACCGTATTTAGCTCAGCAATCACCAGATGGTAGAGCATATGTCTCAATTAAAAGGATTCCTGAGCGTGGAATATTTTGCTATATGGCAGTTACCCCGGATATTTCATTTGAGGCTAGTGCACAAAGAAAGAAGCCAGATGAGGGAGgtcattaa